The Coffea eugenioides isolate CCC68of chromosome 8, Ceug_1.0, whole genome shotgun sequence genome has a segment encoding these proteins:
- the LOC113781270 gene encoding probable sarcosine oxidase encodes MENCTEIFDVIVVGAGVMGSSTAYQTAKRGKKTLLLEQFDFLHHRGSSHGESRTIRATYTKDFYPKMVLESAKLWEEAEEEAGYKVYFKTSQIDLGSSHNKSLQAIISSCQKNRVPVQVLNHNQVSEEFSGKFQLTEDWIGVVIENGGVIRPTKAVSMFQMLAMKNGASLRDNMEVVDIKKDRSRDAILVSTRNGQMFWAKKCVVTVGAWMKKLVKEVAGLTLPIQPQEITVYYWKIKQGHEAEFTIESGFPTFSSYGEAHIFGTPSLEFPGLLKILVDGGHPCDPDKRTWSASPDTLSATKEWIQSKFGGLVDSSEPVLTQSCMYSMTPDKDYVIDYLDGEFGKDVVVAGGFSGHGFKMAPIIGRILADLAIDMQAKDVDMKHFNIKRFEGNSEGNHEDFDD; translated from the coding sequence ATGGAAAATTGTactgaaatttttgatgtaATAGTGGTTGGAGCAGGCGTTATGGGCAGTTCTACAGCTTACCAAACAGCTAAACGTGGCAAGAAGACACTCCTGCTTGAGCAATTCGATTTCTTGCACCACCGAGGCTCCTCCCATGGTGAATCAAGAACCATCCGTGCAACCTACACCAAAGATTTCTACCCTAAAATGGTCCTAGAGTCAGCAAAACTGTGGGAAGAAGCCGAAGAAGAAGCTGGTTACAAGGTCTACTTCAAGACTTCCCAAATTGACTTGGGTTCATCACACAACAAGTCCCTCCAGGCCATCATATCCAGCTGCCAGAAAAACAGGGTTCCTGTTCAAGTTCTCAACCATAACCAAGTTTCCGAAGAGTTCTCCGGCAAGTTTCAATTAACTGAGGATTGGATTGGTGTGGTGATTGAGAATGGTGGCGTTATTAGGCCAACCAAGGCAGTTTCCATGTTTCAAATGCTTGCAATGAAGAACGGCGCCAGCCTTAGAGACAACATGGAAGTGGTAGATATTAAGAAAGATCGTTCCAGAGATGCCATCTTGGTCAGCACCAGAAATGGTCAAATGTTTTGGGCGAAAAAATGTGTTGTCACAGTTGGAGCTTGGATGAAAAAATTGGTCAAGGAAGTTGCAGGTCTAACTCTACCTATACAACCCCAGGAAATAACTGTATACTACTGGAAAATAAAACAAGGGCATGAGGCTGAGTTCACGATTGAAAGTGGTTTTCCGACTTTTTCGAGCTATGGTGAGGCTCACATCTTTGGCACTCCATCTTTGGAGTTCCCAGGACTGCTCAAAATATTAGTGGACGGTGGCCATCCCTGTGATCCAGACAAGAGAACTTGGTCTGCATCGCCTGATACGCTTAGTGCAACAAAAGAATGGATCCAAAGCAAATTTGGTGGTCTCGTTGACTCCAGCGAACCTGTCTTGACACAATCTTGCATGTATTCTATGACCCCTGACAAGGATTATGTGATTGATTACTTGGATGGAGAATTTGGGAAGGATGTTGTGGTTGCTGGAGGCTTTTCAGGACATGGTTTCAAGATGGCACCAATTATTGGGAGGATATTGGCTGACCTTGCTATAGATATGCAAGCAAAAGATGTGGATATGAAGCACTTTAATATAAAAAGGTTTGAGGGAAACTCAGAAGGAAATCATGAGGATTTTGACGATTAA